A single Lolium perenne isolate Kyuss_39 chromosome 6, Kyuss_2.0, whole genome shotgun sequence DNA region contains:
- the LOC127306871 gene encoding uncharacterized protein: protein MAAAAAGAKPQVHIESVQTGLPTRVVGPDRTRLINVSAPPLPEAALQRRLRAVLYYRADEAAWEEGIWVKESLGEVLCFFPEMAGRLRRRADGSWEVKLNDAGVRFQQATVEASLEEFLADKDLPRKEAALAPWVDVSAEDPDMCSLLFMQLNRFQDGGYAVGVSCTALLADPRSLARFLLEWARIHAEMKEKNKTLLRPMMQYMAYFQRPELCCRRIRSFPIDSAAADGVRARTVLFRTSAAVAGGGGDLRALAAACMARATEELGADMASQFTLVVAPADPARGATTVEASVAADGIKTGHKLEAAEWSELGLEELTLRGAKPVHVSCRIVAGGEEGFVVVMPDGDGFLVTATIPN from the exons atggcggcggcggcagcaggaGCGAAGCCGCAGGTGCACATCGAGTCCGTGCAGACGGGCCTGCCGACGCGCGTGGTGGGGCCGGACCGGACGCGCCTCATCAACGTGTCGGCGCCGCCGCTGCCCGAGGCGGCGCTGCAGCGGCGCCTGCGGGCGGTGCTCTACTACCGCGCTGACGAGGCGGCGTGGGAGGAGGGCATCTGGGTGAAGGAGTCGCTAGGCGAGGTGCTGTGCTTCTTCCCGGAGATGGCGGGGCGGCTCCGGCGCCGCGCGGACGGGTCGTGGGAGGTGAAGCTGAACGACGCCGGCGTGCGGTTCCAGCAGGCCACGGTGGAGGCGAGCCTGGAGGAGTTCCTGGCGGACAAGGACCTTCCCCGGAAGGAGGCTGCGCTGGCGCCGTGGGTCGACGTGAGCGCCGAGGACCCCGACATGTGCTCGCTCCTGTTCATGCAG CTGAACCGGTTCCAGGACGGCGGGTACGCCGTCGGCGTGAGCTGCACGGCGCTGCTGGCCGACCCGCGGTCGCTGGCGAGGTTCCTCCTCGAGTGGGCGCGCATCCACGCCGAGATGAAGGAGAAGAACAAGACCCTGCTCCGCCCCATGATGCAGTACATGGCCTACTTCCAGCGCCCGGAGCTCTGCTGCAGGCGCATCAGGTCCTTCCCCATCgactccgccgccgccgacggcGTCCGCGCCCGGACCGTGCTGTTCAGgacctccgccgccgtcgccggcggtggcggcgacctCCGCGCGCTCGCGGCCGCCTGCATGGCCCGGGCCACCGAGGAGCTCGGCGCGGACATGGCGTCGCAGTTCACGCTCGTCGTCGCCCCCGCGGACCCCGCCCGCGGCGCCACTACCGTAGAGGCGTCGGTCGCGGCGGACGGCATCAAGACCGGGCACAAGCTGGAAGCTGCGGAGTGGAGCGAGCTCGGGCTGGAGGAGCTGACGCTCCGGGGCGCCAAGCCAGTGCATGTCTCGTGCAGGATCGTGGCGGGCGGAGAGGAAGGCTTCGTCGTCGTCATGCCTGATGGCGATGGATTCCTTGTCACCGCCACCATACCCAACTAG